TAATTTAGGCTCAATATAATCAAAACTATCACTATCAAATGGTAATAGCTTATTAAACTTATTGAATTTATTATTTATTTTTGCTACTTCATCTGCAATCAATGCCTTATTACTGATTAATCTTACAAAGGCTGTTTGAGGTAGGCCGGTACAGGTACTAGGCCGTAAATACATCTGATAGTCGATAGGGCTGAGGTTGATTATTGCATCTATTTTTCTAAGTGTTCGTAATTTTAGAAGTGACAAACTTTGCCAATTCTTCCCTGATGTCTCAGTTAAGAATTTTGTTATATAGTCTTTTAATCTATTTTTATTTAGTAGTGCCTTCTCGCACTGCTTCACAGAGGCTTGATGCTGCAATAGTAGAAGAACAACAGCATCACATAGTACGTATCGTAGCTCCTCTTTTTCTATTTTTCTATACCAAAATACCAACCCATCTAGATACATTAAAGTATAGGGGGTATTTATAATAGTAATAAGCTCGTCAAAGTGAACACCTGTTGTCATATATAAAAATAAGGCCAGTCGGCCTAAGCGACCTTTCATTGATAAATTGGCTGTCGGTGTTTGTAGCTCTTTGTTTAATAATGACTTTACATGTAGTGCTACAGGTAACTTTATTAATTCGATTGGTGATAACATGGGTTTATCACGCTTTAATACGACAACTTGAGAAATTCTTGAAGATTCAATACCGTAATGCTTTAAGCCGTACTTTAATATTGCATCAATAATCATTAGTTGAAGTTGCTTAGCTGCTAAATCTTCTTTAAGCCGTGATTTTAAAACATCCATTTCAATTGCAAGTACATTTTCATCTGACTTTTGAAAACATCTAAGCATCATTATACATAGCTTTTTGTATTCTTTTAAAAAAGCCACATCACTCAATCTAATACCAAAATCATCATCTAATAAATTTTTATATGCATGTTCAATTTGTTGATAACATGGATGAAACTTATCTTCTTTTTTAAGTTTATTTAAATAAGATCGGACTTTAGAGTTTGCCATCCTACCTCCTTAAATAACTTATCTAAAATAGGTAGCAATTCATTTACAGCGTCAATGTAATTAAGTGCTGAGTAATCTGCTAAGGGAACTTCACCAGACTGCCAATGGCCCATTTGAAAGTTTACAAGCTCTGAATTAACTTTGTTATACAGCAAACTACTTTTAAGCCAATGCCTTCCTGCATTTGCAGGTATATCATGCTCTGCGTGTAACCTAAGAACTAATTCTGTAGGAGAAATACCCCTAGTCACAATCCCTGATCTTTGTCTCTGAAATATGAATAAAGGTCCATGATTTATACGTGAATTTCTAATTAGCTTAAACCATTGACAAGATTCTTTATAATCGAGGCCTAAAGTTTTAGAGGTAGCATCTAAATAACCATCTATTGACTGACATAACTTGGGTTCTAATACTCTTATTAACCCTCTCAAACAACTAAGATGCTCTTGATATGCGGTTACTTGCTCATTTAAAATAGAAGGTAAACAAACTAATCTGGAGTGAGTGAAATCACTATCATCTTTATCACTTATCCCCATCAGGTTTAGCGATGGAAAATATAGAGAAAAAGTTGGTAACGGGTTCCAAACAGCCCGATATCCAGTTCCAAACATTAGCATCCATGCCGTATAGACTGTGAACGCATTATGATATTTTAAAATTGCATCTAGTTGTTTAAAAGAGTTTAACTTGGCATTTTCAACTTCTAATGCCAAAGCTGCTATTAGCGCTTTAACTGTCATATCTTCTGGAGTAAATTTAGAACCAAACCTACGATTCTGCTTATCAAAACACTTTAATTCAAAAAGTTTAATAGGGAATTTTTCTTTACAATAATCATAGTAATCAGACTCAACTTCTTGCCAAAATTCAAAAATCCTTTCACATCGCGTAACGTCATCAATATTGCTGTAGCTCCTAGATACTCGAGTAGAATACATTTTTACATCGTAACTAAAGTCTATATAAATAGGGTCTATCACACCTGTTGCATTAATATAATTCCCAATAAAATTACTAATGCTACTAATGCTTAGCCTTCCGCTATAAGATTTATCTGATATTTTTTTTAGTTTTTTGGCTATACTGCTTTCAAGTGCTGCAAAATTGTCTACGTTAATAATTAAGCCTTCTTTCCTGCCGTTTAAGTATTTAATTATTAAATCTGTCAAAAATGTAGGACACGCAGTAAATACACCATTAGCTGTTTTTATAAGGCCAACTTTTTTAATCGATGGTTTAGCAGTTTGAGTTATTGGGAAATACCACCAGCCTCTGGCATTTTCATCTAAAAACAAACCTCGTGTTTTTTCATCTATTTTATTAAATACCTGTAAGCTTTTTATCTCATTAAAAGTCTTACCCAATAAAAACATTAGCCAACATAATATCGCTAACTCAATATTTTTATCGGAACGGCCGTACTTAGTTAATGTGTCAAATAATAAGCCCAACTCTGAAGCCTTTAATAATCGCGTATCTTGATAAGCGATATTATGGGCTCGATGTACATTGCGAGTTACATCTATCTGTTTTTTTTTCTTAGAAGCAGGACTAAAAACCATTTCAATGCTTTGATGATCAGTTTTGTCTCGTGCAGTATTACTTTCATTATTGTCAATCACAAAGGGCATCTGAACTTCAGAATCGTCAAGGTTTAGACCTTCTGTATCCGATAAGAAAGCTCTAGATGGAATTAAAACAGACAAATCATCGATCGCGCCAGTTATTGGTAATGTATTAGGTTTTTTATACCACTTAACAATAGAGTCTATTTGTCGACTACCATGTTTATACTGCCGGGCTGGCTGCCAGTCGTTCCTATAAAAATGAATTAAAGTATTTAAGTAGGCCCTATCAGAGACATTACTAGTATATATATCCTTATTAGTAATTGACTCTAATCGACTGGCAATTGACGAAGAAGGCTCAAGGTAATCTGTTAAAATTTTATCTTTATCAGGTTCAAAGGCAATATTAGATTTTCTCATTAATAATCGAAATTTATTACAAACCTCTGCTTCTCTTGTTGATGAGCTTGTAGCTAATTCAGGGTCTGTGAGTGTATCTATTACTTTAAAATAATTACCAATAAAATTAGCAAGCAGGTTTAATGATTTTGAATCTTGCTTATACTCATATGATTTAATAAGTAATACATAGAACGGTATCTCATTACACCATCCGTTTTTATAAGTACTCCGATTAAAACTCTCTTTTAATGTTGTATCTAGCTCAACACCATACTCATTAAAGGCAGAATAAATATACTCAGGAAGACATAATTCACTTTTAGTAAACTCCCTTAGATTTCGTGACGCATCATTCATCCTTTTTAACAATAAAAAAACTTGTGATAAGGCGCATAAATCTTCAGGAGCACTTATGCGGAGAGTAAAATCATCAAAGTCAGATTTTATATCCTCGTTACTAATTTCCAAGTTCAACTTTTTGCAATACAACTCAATATGCTCCAGAAGCTTAATTTTTAGCATACCTGTCATAATTTAATCACTTTTGTACTAATTTTAAGCCATTTACATAACTCTGTTTTTGTTTTGATAGCTGGAAATAAAGTGCGCCATTCTGCCGAATTAAGTACTGAATGCTCATCTTTAAATAAGCAAATAAGTAATTCAGATATTAAAGGACCGGATGCATTAAAGTATTGTTTAAGGAGGAGTCGCACAATATCATTAAGAAAAATTAAACGCCTCAGTTCGGGTGTCGGACGATAAGGAAGAACCAAGCATGGGGTAAGCTGATTTGATTGGTTTTGAAGTCGACAAACTTTATGAAATGTAAATAAGCCAGAAACTAGTTTTAACTTTTCGGTATCAGTTTTGTATCCAATTATTGGGGCTTGATAAGCATCCAGCTTCCAAGTGGTAATTGTATCAAAGCTATCGTTTGAACTTGGTTTTAAAAACGAAAATAAATTTGCTTTACTGATTAAATTATCAGTAGCTTTTTCAAGGGATATATTTTCAACGATAATATTCTCGAATGTAGCTCTATCTAATAATTCGCCAACCTTTTTTAGCTTTCCTTCGATGTTATCGTTAATCATATTAAGCACCAGAACAATAAGTAGTCAATTTTGACATTTTCATAATGTGCCTAAATAGTGCCTTAATCAACCTTTAAATGCTCAAAAAACACTCAAAACTCTATCGGCATATTAAAGAGGACGAAATAAATCTTTGTTATTAAAGCTAATTATATATATTTACAGAAGTTTATTTTTAGCGAAGGAGTTAAACTAACGTCTTGACATGGTATAGGTCGGTGGTTCGAATCCACTCAGTCGTACCAAATATATACCTTCCTAGCATACACTTATAAAAACAGCATAACTTTTATTTAATGAAGAATACTTAATAAAAATATTAATAAAGCGTGAGCGAGTAAGTGCTAGGGTCTGTTGTTCTTTCAAGGTTAAATTTCAGCAGCGTGTTGCGTTTTTTTAAGCAAGGCAGAGCTGATGAAGTGTGATTATTACCCATAAATAGGCAATAACGTATCGTAGATACCAAACATGCATTGCCGAACAAGTTCTTTCTAAGGACGATTTATTCTTTGTTTCTTACATGGATATAGGCGCCCAATATTGCATTACAGCAGCTCTAAAGTCGGTGGCAGGTTTATATAAAGTGACTGACCGTGTAGTTACCAACGATACATATGGTGTAGTACTTGACGGAAGAAGGCTTACGGTAAGTTTTAATTTAGACTTTTAATACTACCTAATCTCAAGAGCGCTTTAATAAGGCGCTCTTAGCTCAAAATAAGCGTGTTTTAACCCAACGTTATCAATGCCCTTTACTATTTTTTGCGACTTAAAAATAGCTCATCTACACATCTTTTTCGCTTTGCTACATAATTTCATACCATTTAAACATCAATACCCTATAATTTTAAAACTAGGTTTAATAATAAATGTATAAAGGTGGTTGAATGCGGGGCGTTTTTGTTTGGTTGTTATGCATTATAAACGTATATATTAGTTGTGAAGTAAGTGCCGCTGCGTTAAATGAAACTAAAACCGTAGTAGTTGATCATAATTTATGGCGACCTGTTACTGCCACTCGTTCTGATGCTGCGGTACAAGAGTTTATTAACGACTATTCAAAAAGTACCGCAAAAAATAACTTACTAGGTCAACAAGGAGCTGTTGTTGCAAGCATTCCTATAACCAACAATGTGGCTGGAAGTTGGTATGTTTTACCAATAGCTAACTTTATAGATACTGGCATTGCCTTTTGGCAGGATGAAGAAAATAATTTAACCCAAATTGCTGACTTTTCTCAAAGCCACACCCAACAAACTGCAATTTTAATGCATGGTCAAGCCTTTAAGCTTAACCTACCTAAAGCTGGCAAAGGTACATTATGGATTTACTTAAATGCTAAGCACTACCCTACTCCTGCCAATATTCATTTTATAAACGAGAGCACCTTTATACCTCAGCAATTTCACATAAACGCATTAACTTTAATTGGTATTTCAGTGATGCTTACGCTTGCTGCTATGGCGCTCATTATGTTTTTAAAAACAAAACAAAACGTTGCCTTTTTTTGTGCAGGGTATATAGGTTTACATGGTATAGGCTGGGCCTGCGCATCAGGTGCTTTAAGTGGCTTTTATGCAAGTAACATTATAAACCTACACTATTTGGGTATGTATATATTTTCGTTTGCAATTGGCTGTGCATCGGCTTACGCCTATTGCTTGTTTAATTTTAAAGAATTACCTAAAAACCGCATTGGTAATTTTTTAAAATATTTTTCGGTATGTGCCCTAGCAATTGGGGTTATTAACTTAGTTTTACCTTTTTACTATGTATTTTATTTGGCACATTTACTTGCTGCCATATGGGTAGTTTTAAGCTTGGTTGTTGGTTTTTCAATGCTTAAACTTAACGATTTTAGAGCTAAATACTTTTTTATTGGCAACTTAATTTACAGTGTATCGCTTATGCTTTACGTCGCGATTCATATTAACTTTTTACAGGCCAAATCAGCTGAGCTAGTGGTTGTGTTAGCCCTTGCTGTTGACTGCATATGCATTTTGCTGTCTTTATCAGAGTGGTTAAAACTAAAACAACATGAGTTTGTAAATATACTGCATCAATCTCGGTATGATCCGCTTACTAAAGTAGGTAACCGGTTACTATTAAACGACCACCTACTTGAGCTATCAGGTTCATATATTATTGTATTTATAGATTGTGATGGTGTTAAAACAATCAATGATCAATTAGGCCATGCCAAAGGGGATGAATTTTTAGTAAGTACTGCACAGTTAATGCAAAGTGCGCTTTCTAATAAAGGGGATGTTTACAGAACAGGCGGCGATGAGTTTATCTGGTTATGCAAAGTAAAAAACAATGAAGCGCTGAGCTCTCTTTCGCACGAAATAACACTAACTTTAAATACCTTACACGAAAATATAGTTGAGCAGTGGCCGCAATCTGGCATTAGTTTTGGTATTGCTACCAGTAACGAGTGCACTAACCACGCCGAGTGTTTAACACTTGCAGATGAGCGTATGTACATATTAAAGTCTGCGCATAAAAAGTGCGCTTAAATATGTTAAAAGGTTATTGTTTAAATTTACTTAAGCTAAATTCTGCTTTAAATTCATCAGGCTTACTTAATAATACATACACTCTGCATGAAATTTTTTAAACGTCCATACAGTACAAATCAATCGCTAACAAAGTTATACTAGTTAGAATTTGTCAGACGCAAATAGCTGTGAGATAAATTACTCGATTAAATTACACAAGATAGGAGTTGTTCATGGAACATATTATTTCGGGCGTCGCTAAGTTTCAAAAAGAAGTTTTTCCTGCTAAAAAAGCGGCATTTCAAAAGCTCGCAAATGGCCAAAACCCAGAAGTGTTATTTATTACCTGTGCCGACTCGCGTATTGACCCTAACTTAGTGACCCAAACTGAGCCTGGTGAATTATTTATTTGCCGTAATGCAGGCAACATTGTACCTCCGCACAGCAACCAAACCGGCGGCATGACCGCATCAATTGAATTTGCCGTTGCTGCTTTAGGTGTTTCTCACATTATTATTTGTGGCCACTCTGATTGTGGGGCAATGAAAGGCGCTATTAACACCGAAGGGCTTGCAAGCTTACCGCATGTAAAAGAGTGGTTAGGTCATAGCCGTGTAGCCACCGAAGTGGTAAAAGAAAAATGTGGTTGTACAGCGCTCACAAACGATGAACACTTAGGTCTGGTTACCGAAGAAAACGTTATTCAGCAATTACAGCACATTAAAACCCACCCTGCGGTAGCAGCAAAAATTGCAACAAACCAAATCAAATTACATGGTTGGGTGTACGATTTTGAATCGGCTGAAATTAAAACATACGATGAAGCAACACGCACATTCAAGCCTGTAGAAGATACCTACGTAGAAACTCTAGCTAGCCAAGATAAGTAACCTCAAGCAAGCAATGCAGGTTTAATACTAATCACTCTTACCTAACTTATACATTATTAGGTAAGAGTAATTCTTTAGTTATGTATTTATTTTGCTGTTTAACCATAAATGCATTTAAGCAGTACTTAAATTAGCTTTGTGTAAATTAGTTATATTAGTGACAAGTATGGCCTTACGGTATAAACATTTGTTTATAAGTTTGTTATTTGAAAACGGCTATTAAAGCAAACCATGTACAAACACAGCTCGTTTCACAGTGTTACTAAAAAAATTACTAATTAATCACCCTAGTATTTCAATGTTAAAGCAAAGGCTTTAAAAATCGGTTTTTGCGTGGAAGGTAGTTATCGTCGTAATCGAGTGAAACAATAATTCGCTCTGCTTTACCTAGCAATTCACTTCGCGGAATTAATCCTATTACGCGTGAATCTGCACTGTGGTCGCGGTTATCACCCATAGCTAAATAATAGTCATCAGGAATAGTGATTTTATTAAAACCCGAAAGCCGTGAAGGTGTGTTTGCTACTCGAATCGTGTGCTTATGGCCGTTTAAATCCTCTATTTTATCTAAAGAATCAACATTGCTTTGCAGGTTATTATATTTAAGTTTTACGCCATTTATAACCAGCTCATTATTATAAAGCGCCACCGTATCGCCGGGCACACCAATTACACGCTTTATTAATCGGTTATCTGCGGCTTGCGAGTCAAATACAATAATATCGCCTGTTTTGGGGTCGGCTAATTTTACTAAAGAAATGTGTGTAAAAGGAATGCGTAAATCGTAAGCCATTTTATCGGTTAAAATTCTGTCGCCTTCTAAAATTGTGGGCTTCATTGACCCCGTAGGCACTTCGTACCAATCAGCTACTGCACTTCTAAACACACTCATTAAGGCAATAAAAACAATTAACGAGCGGTTATTTTTCCAAAATTTATAAAGCGGCTTCATATCAAGTCCCTACATATTATAAGTAACAGTATGACTAGCTTAATACTGAGCAGTTCAATGAAGAATGTAACAAAAAGTGTGTGCGGGGTTTAAGGCATGATTACCAAGGCTTAAGCCTTGGTAATTAATAACGCTTGAAGCTTATTGCTGGTTTAGCTTGTCTTTCGCTTCTTTAACTTTTTCAAAGTCTAAGCCGAGTTCGTCAGTGGCTTCTTTAATTAAGTGTGGCTGAGTCATAACCACGGCCATTAACTGCTGTAGTTTTTCAGGCGGGATACCAAGCTCTTGTACTAATGCCATTGCCATCATTGGATTTTGTGTAAAGGCTTCAAACAACGCTTTTACTTTTTCGTCGCTCACGTTGTGCTCTTTAAGTATTGCTAGTATTGGGTTCATTTTTAACCTTGTGTGTTTTGTACGTATTTTATATTTACTAAATTATATTAGCTGAGCCATGCATTAACAACGTCAACGCACGTCTGAGTGTTACATCTGGTGGTTATTCTACAAGTAAAACAACTTTACCTGCATTTTCATTACGCTCTAAAATAGCGTGCGCTTCGTTTGCATCGCTCCAAGGCAATGTTTTATACACGTTAAAATCGTATTTTTTGGCGGCTATGTCGCTATAAAAACGTGCCACTAAGTCATCACGTAGTTGGCGCTTAAACTCAATGCTCCGGTTTCTAAGTGTTGATGCATGAAACGAAATGCGCTTGCGTAAAAGCGCCGCAAAATCAACTTCGGCAAAACGCCCATCTAAAAAGGCAAGCATAACAATTTGACAATCCATTGCTGCAATAGCTGCATTTTTATTTAAATAGCTGCCCGATACAGGGTCGACAATTACATTAGCGCTTAAGTTATTGTCCTGCATGTACTGAACAAAGTCGGTAGTTTTGTAATTAATAGCGTGATCGGCGCCAAGCGCTTTAGCATGCTGACATTTTTCATCTGTGCCTGCAGTGGTAACAACCGTAGCCCCAGCACTTTTAGCCATTTGAATAGCCGCGCCCCCTACACCACTTGCCCCTGCATGTATTAACGCTGTTTGGCCTTTTTGTAATTTACCTAGTTCAAACATGGCACCAAAAGCAGTTAAATACACTTCGCTAATGGCTGCCCCTTCAACCATGGTTAGCTCGTCAGGTAATTCCATTAATTGTTTGGCATCTACAGCAACATATTCACTATAAGCACCACCTGCGCATAAGCTAAAAATGCGTTTATTTAACCAACTTTTGTCAACTTCGCTACCAAGCTCAACTACTGTGCCTGCGCACTCTAAACCTAAAATGGGGCTATCCCCTTCTGGCGCTGGATATTTACCTTGGCGCTGCATACAATCTGCACGGTTAACACCTATTGCGGCAACTTTAACTAATACTTCATGGCTTTTTAAAACCGGTTTGTCGGTTTCACTCAATGCAAGGGTGCCACCCTCATGAGAAATATATTTCATTGTTGCTCCGTATTAAGTTTTATAAAATTTATAATAGTTAAGACATGGGGTTAGTTATTTTTATTTAAACCGCCAACTTTGTTTATACGGGTACACATCGGGCAAGTAACCTGCTTTTACTTGCTGTTGGCAACCTTGCCAAAATTCAGCTAAAAACAAATTACTGTGCAACTTATTAAAATGGTTAAACGCAGCGTCGTTTGCGCTAAAAAATACCTTAAATTGGCTCGGGAATATGTCATTTTCTGCTATATCAAAGTAAGTATTACTGCTTAACTCCTCAAGCGCATTTTGAGCATTTGGCACGTCTCTAAAGTGACAATCGGTAAGTGGGCATATTTCATCATAATCGTAAAATACAACACGCCCCCAACGGGTTACACCAAAGTTTTTCATAAGCATGTCGCCAGGAAATATATTGGCACCGGCAAGGTCTTTAATCGCTTTACCGTAGTCGTCCATAACTTGCTGCAATGCTTTGTTATTACAACTATTGATATATAAGTTAAGTGGCGTCATTTTGCGCTCAACATAAACGTGTTTTAATATAAGTGCCTTGCCCGATATAACCATACTGCTGCCAATTTGCGCTTTCATTTGGTTAAGTAGCTCGTCGCTAAAGCGGCTTAGGTCAAACGCTAAATATCTAAATTCGTGCGTATCGACCAAGCGACCTACTCGGTCGGCTTGTTTTACAAAATTGTATTTGTCTTTCACTTGCGCTTTTGTGGCTGTTTTTGGCGCGCTAAATTTGTCTTTTATTACTTTATAAACGTAGTCTAGCCCTTCAATGGTAAATACCAGCATAACCATACCAGGGGTGCCAGGCGCTGCTATGTATTTAAAAGTAGCAGGGCTATTTTTAGTGGTATCAACCTTGTAACGGTAAAACTCTGTTTTAGCATGCTTAATAAAACCAATCGCATTAAATAATTCAAAGCGTTTTTTATGGGGCATAAGCACGCTTAAATAATCCACATAACGCGCGGGTTGGTCGGTATCCACCATAAAATAGGTGCGGGCAAAACCAAACAACAAACTAAGCTGATCGGCCCCCATCATTACGGCATCAAGCTTTAGCCCTTTACTGGTATTTAAAATGGCGATGGCAAAAGGCATGTTATCGCCATTTTTAGCGATACAGCGCCCTATTAAGTAGCAGGCTTTGTTTCTAAAAAATAGAGAGTTTGCGTATTCTATAAACCCGTTGTTTAAATTTATAAGCTCATACACTTGTTTACATTGCTGCTTTGCACCTGCCATTAACGTTGTTTGTAATGCCTGTAAATCAGTATCTAAATGACTAAAAGGCACTCTAAATGCTTGGCGGGTAATAAGTGTTTTAACCGCATGGCCAAACCCGTCTTTAAACGATATTCGGCTGACTAAATTTTCGTACGAGCGAGGCTCGCTTCTGTACTTTGCCTTTAATACAAACAAATGCACGGTGCGAATTTTTTTATCGTCCCAAATAGCGCCAAAGGTAGAATTAAAAAAGGTATGCGCGATGGGTTTGTTTTCATGACTTTGTACCATATCGCCGTATATATTTTTAGCTAGCTGCCATGTTTGCGGACAATTAAGCTCGCTGTAGGCGATAACCCGCAACGCATTACTCACATTTTTTACTTCGCGTTCGTACACCTGTAAGCGTTCTCGCATGGCACTTTGTACATCGTGATATTTTTGTTGTTCAAACCTGCTCTGCGCACCCAGTGTTATATTTAAAAACTGCGCAAACATCGCTTCAAAGCCTGCAAAAACAGCGCGAGCCAACTTAGTGGCTATAACTTGTTGTAACGCATTATCTGGTTGATTAGTTGACGTTTTTGGCATGTTTACACCACTTTTATTTTTACCACTTATAGCGGTTATTTTTATTAATTGTTTACACCTTAGCAAGTAGGCTTTAATTTAGGTAATTAATAAAGCATATAAATAAAATTGATCATATGAATATACGCAACGTCGATCTCAACTTATTAGTGTACTTAAACGTACTCATTGATGAAAAAAGTGTTTCAAAAGCTGCAAATAAACTCGCGCTAACACAACCAGCCATGAGTAACGCACTTAAACGATTACGTGATTTATTTGACGACCCGCTACTTGTGCGTGCCGCAGGCTCTATGACGCCAACCACAAAAGCACTTAGCTTAAAACCAGAGATCGAATCGCTTTTAAAAATGGCGGAGGCCATTACTCAACCTAGTGAGCAATTTAACCCTACCACCGCTGAGGTTACCTTTAGAATAATGGCAAACGACTACATTGAGTCGACTTTAATTGCCCCTTTTATTACCGAGCAGCTCACTAGAAACCCCGGCGTTAACTTTGATGTACTCAGCCCAAGCGATGTAAATCTGCAAGATATGGAAAAAGGCACTATCGATTTAGCTATAAATCGTTTTAACGGCCTGCCTCGCTCGTTTCATCAAGCCAGTGTATGGCGCGATAATTATTGCTGTTTAACACATCCTAAAAATACTTTTTTACAACACCCTAGCCTTGATGATTACCTACAAAAAGAACACATTTGGGTAAACCGAGCCGGCTGGGGGCCAGAAGCCGCCGTTACCAACAAATCGGGAAAGCAAAAGCTAGGCTGGGTAGATGAAGCACTTTGGCAGTTAGAGCAAACCCGAAAAATACGGGTGTTTACCCGCCACTACATGATTGCAAGTTTGCTATGCCAATCAGAGCAACTTATTGCTACTTTACCGCGTAGGCAGGCTAAATTATTAACCACTCATACTGATTTAGTAATAAGCCCAGTACCATTTCAAATAGTCCCTATTGAGGTAAAAATGATATGGAGCCCACTACTTCACCATGCTCCCGCACACCAATGGTTACGCCGTGAGCTGCTTGAGTTTGCTAAAACGGTGGCTGATAGGTAATTTATTATTCCCATTTAATCAGGCACAAAATTTTTAGTATTGAACATGATGTCCAACCTTATTTTTTCTAAAGAATATAATGATAAACAAACTAAATAATAAGAATACCGAGATAGCAAATATAATTTTTGCTGTATTTCAAAAATCCTATGCTATTGAAGCTAAATTGATAGATGCGCTAAACTTTCCTCCTTTAGCACGTAAGGCTAAAGATATTAAAAAGTCAAAAACAACCTTTTATGGCTTCACCGAAAATGAATATTTAGCAGCGGTTATTGAAGTAAGTATAAATAATGAGTGTTTAGATATTTGTAGTTTAACCGTTGAACCTCGCTATTTTAAAAAAGGTATCGCAAGTAAGCTAATAAATTACGCTTTAAAACTAGATGATATCTCTTATGCAAGAGTTGAGACTGCAATTGCTAATACTCCTGCAATAAAGTTATATAAAAAGCATGGTTTTGAAGAGTTTAAAAGGTGGACACCGTCACATGGTATAGAAAAGCTGGCGATGTCGGTTTTAACTTAAGCGTTATTTTAAATTGGTAATAAAAAGCGCCATGGTATTCAACTTTGGGAAAATACCATGGCGCTTTTGAAATCGTAGAAATAGGAGTGAACCCTACCCTTTATGTATAGCAACCTTG
The sequence above is drawn from the Pseudoalteromonas espejiana DSM 9414 genome and encodes:
- a CDS encoding LysR family transcriptional regulator; this translates as MNIRNVDLNLLVYLNVLIDEKSVSKAANKLALTQPAMSNALKRLRDLFDDPLLVRAAGSMTPTTKALSLKPEIESLLKMAEAITQPSEQFNPTTAEVTFRIMANDYIESTLIAPFITEQLTRNPGVNFDVLSPSDVNLQDMEKGTIDLAINRFNGLPRSFHQASVWRDNYCCLTHPKNTFLQHPSLDDYLQKEHIWVNRAGWGPEAAVTNKSGKQKLGWVDEALWQLEQTRKIRVFTRHYMIASLLCQSEQLIATLPRRQAKLLTTHTDLVISPVPFQIVPIEVKMIWSPLLHHAPAHQWLRRELLEFAKTVADR
- a CDS encoding GNAT family N-acetyltransferase — encoded protein: MINKLNNKNTEIANIIFAVFQKSYAIEAKLIDALNFPPLARKAKDIKKSKTTFYGFTENEYLAAVIEVSINNECLDICSLTVEPRYFKKGIASKLINYALKLDDISYARVETAIANTPAIKLYKKHGFEEFKRWTPSHGIEKLAMSVLT